One genomic window of Hyperolius riggenbachi isolate aHypRig1 chromosome 7, aHypRig1.pri, whole genome shotgun sequence includes the following:
- the LOC137525370 gene encoding uncharacterized protein, which yields MSIPLFDTLLEMVKDDLRKKDTTFRRAVTPQEQLLITLRYIATGQTYTSLHVTFRIGKSTVAGIVVRTSRILWTRLRARYMPVPDTTKWEEIAQGFWTECKFPNCVGALDGKHIRIQKPVGSGSHYFNYKKILQHCSNGSGRCGLQVCVRGCGVVR from the exons atgtctattcccct gtttgatacccttttggagatggtgaaggatgaccttaggaagaaggataccacgttcaggagagcagtcacaccacaagaacaactactcatcacactgag gtacatcgcaactggacaaacatatacatcgctacatgtcacatttcgtattgggaagagcacggtggcaggcatcgtcgtgaggacttcgaggatcctttggacgcgactgagggccagatacatgcctgtgccggacaccacgaaatgggaggagatcgcccagggcttctggaccgagtgcaagtttcctaattgtgttggcgcactggatgggaaacacatccggattcagaaacccgtggggagtggcagccattatttcaactataaaaaaatacttcagcattgttctaatggcagtggcagatgcggactacaagtttgtgtacgtggatgtggggtcgtacggtag